From Epinephelus lanceolatus isolate andai-2023 chromosome 2, ASM4190304v1, whole genome shotgun sequence, one genomic window encodes:
- the pou4f1 gene encoding POU domain, class 4, transcription factor 1, with protein MMSMNSKQPHFAMHPSLPEHKYTTLHSSSEAIRRACLQTPQLQSNIFASLDETLLARAEALAAVDIAVSQGKTHPFKPDATYHTMSTVPCSSTSTVPLAHHHHHHHHHHHQNLEPQEIMDHITSPSLALMSSAHDGSGGGGGGGGGGGGGGLISTSSAHPHSHMHGLSHLSHQAMSMNSPLTHHGLLPGHHGGGQGGPGLTNTGLPSINDSDTDPRELEAFAERFKQRRIKLGVTQADVGGALANLKIPGVGSLSQSTICRFESLTLSHNNMIALKPILQAWLEEAEGAQREKMSKPDIFNGGEKKRKRTSIAAPEKRSLEAYFAVQPRPSSEKIAAIAEKLDLKKNVVRVWFCNQRQKQKRLKFSAAH; from the exons ATGATGTCCATGAACAGCAAACAGCCGCACTTCGCCATGCATCCCTCTTTACCCGAGCACAAGTACACCACTTTGCATTCCAGCTCGGAAGCTATAAGGAGAGCCTGTCTACAAACTCCACAG CTACAGAGTAACATATTTGCGAGCCTGGATGAGACCCTGCTGGCCCGGGCTGAGGCTTTGGCGGCCGTGGATATCGCCGTGTCCCAGGGCAAGACGCACCCGTTCAAGCCAGACGCCACCTACCACACGATGAGCACGGTGCCATGCTCGTCGACATCCACCGTTCCACTGgcccaccaccatcatcaccatcaccaccaccaccaccagaaCCTGGAGCCCCAAGAAATCATGGACCACATCACCTCGCCGTCCCTCGCCTTGATGTCCAGTGCGCACGACGGGTCCGGCGGTGGAGGTGGCGGAGGCGGCGGAGGTGGCGGCGGAGGGCtcatctccacctcctctgccCATCCGCACTCTCACATGCACGGCTTGAGTCACCTCTCCCACCAGGCTATGAGCATGAACTCGCCTCTCACCCACCACGGGCTCTTACCGGGCCACCACGGAGGGGGTCAAGGCGGCCCAGGACTCACTAACACCGGACTTCCCTCCATCAATGACTCGGACACGGACCCAAGGGAGCTGGAGGCTTTCGCGGAGCGCTTCAAGCAGCGGAGGATCAAGCTGGGGGTGACCCAGGCGGACGTGGGCGGCGCTCTGGCTAATCTCAAAATCCCCGGCGTGGGATCACTGAGCCAAAGTACAATTTGTCGATTCGAGTCGTTAACTCTCTCCCACAACAACATGATTGCGCTCAAACCTATCCTCCAGGCCTGGCTGGAGGAGGCCGAGGGGGCCCAGAGGGAGAAAATGAGCAAACCTGACATTTTCAACGGAGGGGAAAAGAAACGCAAGAGGACCTCGATAGCGGCCCCAGAAAAGAGGTCTTTGGAGGCGTACTTCGCCGTACAGCCTCGACCGTCGTCCGAGAAAATAGCAGCTATAGCTGAAAAGTTGGACctgaaaaaaaatgtggtgCGAGTGTGGTTTTGTAACCAAAGACAGAAGCAGAAGAGGTTGAAATTTTCCGCTGCTCACTGA